The Flavobacterium commune genome contains the following window.
AGTACCTGACGTAAATAGATTAATTGTTTTCTATTGTCTCTGAAATCATTTTCTCTAATTCGAATTTGAATATTAGGGTTTAGTTTGGTATAAGAAGCATCGGGAGCATAATGGAAATAAGAAGCTGACATATTGTATTTTACATTGTACAATCGGCTGTTTCTGTAATTTTGATTTATCGAGAAAAATCCGGATCCTGATATTGTTTTTGCATTAGTAGAATAAGCAGGATTGATATCAAAAATAAAGGGTTTTTCTAATATGGTTTTATTATGAAGACGCATTCCAGGGATTAATCCATCATATAAATTGTATTCTAATGTAGGAACATACAGAATTTGGTTGTAATAAGGATCTTCTAAGTCCTTCATGAATACAAATTTTACAGGGCGATTATTTGGAAAAAAGGACTTTAATGATTTCCAATTGTTTCTTAAATTATATTCAGGAACTTCATTTTTATAATTCAGTACAATTTTGCTGGCGTTACTTCTTTCAATGTTGAAAATACTGTCTTTAGGAGCGGGTTCCAGCCATTTTTTAAAAACAATTTCTTTACCTTTTACTCCATAAACAGGAACAGGAACGTTAATTCCGGTTTTGTTTTTTAGTGTAAACTGGATGCTGTCAGCGGTTTTAGTGACTTTGTTGAATTTGTAATCAATAAGATTTCGGGAATAGATTACGGTATTAAAAAACCAGTCAATATCTTTATTTGTTTGCTGTTTCAGTTTGTTTTCAAAATCAATTGCTGTAGTTTGTAAGCCTTTATTTTTACTATAAAAATCATAGATACTTTTGGACACAGCCTGATTTTCTAAATAACTGTTTAAAAAACGCAAACTCAATCCAGCACGGTATTTACTGGCAATTTGTTCGTTGAATTTTATTAAAGTATTTTTAGGAGTTCCCAATGCCTGATCCAGATTTTTTCGGGCCATTAACATATAAAAATAACTGTATTGCTCGTTGAAATCTAAATTGATGAGATTGAAACTTTTTAATAATTTAAAAGTAGAGACATTTCCCATCATCTTAGTGTTAGGGTAATTTTCTTCAATGTATTTCATCATGGTATAGATTTGAATACCATCATGAACCCAGCTTTCTTTTCGATTATCAATAAAAAGGCTGTTGTTGAGATAAACATTAAGATAGGTTTTTAAGAATTTTAGTTCGTATGTAAATTCATCAGTAAAAGGTCGAATAAAAGAAGGTAATTGGTTCAGTCCATAAAAAGGATTTCTTTCGTAATCGGTTTGTGAAATAAGTATTTTTTTAAAAGGATAATCGCCAACTAGTTTTTTTACAAAACGCACCACACAGTCTATTGCTTCGGCCTGAGCAAAAGGGGTGATTTTGTCTCCGTCTAAATTAGTTATCACTTCGAAACTTTCACTTTTAAAATTTGTAAAAGTCGATTTGGGTTCGATAAAAAGACTAAAGTTAACCCTGTTTTTTCCGTTTAATTTGTAGATAGAATAATCATTGTTCGAAATTTCTTCAACAGTGTCTAAATCGGTATTAATTGTAAAACCTTCAGCTACTTTTAGTTCGATATCAAAATCTGAAACAGCATTAGCGATGTCGTCTAAATTTTCGTTGCTGTATTGTACAAAAGTCTGATTTGTATATAAAGCAGGGGTAAGGAACCAGTCTTTTAGATTAATATTTCCAAATTCGTCATAACCAAATTTAGTGAATTTACTGCTTGGTATTTTTACTTTATAACGAAGTTGAAGTGTGATTTTTTGGTTTGGAGCTAGTTTTTGGGCTAGTTGTACAACAATTAGATCCGGATTTTTCTCAGGTCTTTTCCAGAATAGTGGTAAAAGCTCATTGTTTAAAATACTGATATTTGATGTTTTACCTCTTTCTTCTTCTTTTGCCAAATGAAAACCGCGATAAAATTCATCCGAAAACCTTTCTGCCAAAGGAGTTTTAACATCCGAATAAGCGTTGATCCAGTCGTTTAAAATAATTTCTGAAATACTGTCAGCTGAAGTGTTGTGAAAAATAATTTTCTGTTCAATGTTCAGTAGGTGAGTTTCGGTATCAACTTCTGCAATAACTTTGTTATAATGTTGTGCAATACTGTTGTTTGCTGTGGTAATAACAACAAGTAGTAATAGCCATATTTTAGCAATAGTGTTCAACGGTAGTTTGGGGTTTAATGCTAATTGAAGTTACATTTTTTTTATTATATCAATGCAAAAAAATATAAAAAAAGCTGTTAAAAAACAGCTTTTAAAAATTAGGTTTAAGAGTGTATTTTTTGTAGAAATTATCAAGAACTTCGACTACTTCATCTTCGTGATCAACAATTTTTATCAGATGTAAATCCTCAGGGCTTACTGTTTTTTCCTGTTCTACCAAGACTGCTTTTATCCAGTCGATTAATCCGGACCAATAACTGCTACCGACTAAAATAATAGGGAAACGAGCAATTTTTTTGGTTTGAATTAAAGTAATGGCTTCAAACATTTCGTCTAATGTTCCAAAACCACCCGGCATGACCACAAATCCCTGTGAATATTTGACAAACATTACTTTTCTAACAAAGAAATAATCGAAATTCAGGTTTTTATCGTGGTCGATATAAGGATTAAAATGTTGTTCAAATGGCAATTCGATGTTCAAGCCTACCGAAGTTCCTCCGCCTAAATGAGCCCCTTTGTTTCCTGCTTCCATAATTCCGGGACCACCACCGGTAATGACACCATAACCGGCTTTGCTGATTTTGAAAGCAATTTTTTCGGCTAGTTGATAGTATTTGTCATCAGCTTTTGTTCTGGCTGATCCAAAAATAGAAACACAAGGACCAATACGTCCCATGTTTTCATAACCATTCACAAATTCCGACATGATTTTGAAAATTGCCCAACTGTCATTGGTACGAATCTCATTCCATGTTTTTTGTTTTAAACTATTTTGGATTATTTTTTCTTCATCATTATCAAAATCTTCTAGTCTCATCTTCTTGTTCATTTTAGTATTGTTTTTTAATTTGGAGCTATATTAGTTTCTAACAATGTTAGAGAGGCTTTTTACTAAAGTAAGATTTTTTGCTTAGAAAGTGGGTAAAAAAGTTTTATATTTTTCTTTAAAAATAACAAAAGTGGCTAACAGATAGGTTTGTCTATTTTATTAGCCACTTTTATATAAGATTGATATTAATTTATTTTTCGTAAATATCTAATAACCAATTGTAAAAACTATTTTTCCACATTTCAACTGAATGTCCTTCGTTATAAGCTAATCCAAATCCATGGTCTCCTTTAGAGTAAACGTGTAATTCAGATTTGTCAACTTCGGCTACAACAGCCGACAAAAAAGGAAGTGCTCGTTTTAAAGTCCATTTTTTATCATCTCTGGCTATAGCCATAAAAAATGGAGGTAAAGTACTTTTATCTTTGACGTTTTCCAATAATTTTATTTTGTCTCCAGCATAAATTAGGCCTACAAAAGCTGGTTTCCAGGGCATTTTTTCGCTAACCGTTGTAAAAGTCAACCATTCCGATATAAATCCACCTGCCGAAAAACCAAGTACGCCTATTTTGTCTTTGTCAAATTTTAATTTATCGGCTAATCCTGTCATCGTCATTACACTCGCATTTACATCCTTTTTAAGTTCCTCAAAATAGACTTTTTCCATCGGGATGATAAACTTACCATTTGCATCTTTTTTGTTGGTTCGATACTTTACTACCATGCAGGTAATACCTTGATTGGAAAGCCATAATGCTAAATCAGTTCCTTCTTTATCAACCCAATTAGTAACAAAACCACCTCCGGGAAATATGATTGTGGCTATGTGTTTGTTGTTGGATTCGGATGCTGGGAAAATCATATAGGCAGGTTCAGAGATATTGCTAAAAACACGATTTTTTTGTGATAGAGAACCTGGTTTTACAAGCGAATCGACATAGCTTTCTTTTTGCTCATGAACGATTGGATTGTCTTTTATGCCATTTGGAAATAAAGGAATTTCTTTAGGAACTTGGCTCAAAACAAAAAGACTTTTTAAAAGAAATAAAAAGAACAGAGAGAATTTGATTTTGTTCATGGTTGGTTGGTTGGTTGGTTGGTTGGTTGGTTGGTTTTGTTTGATTTACATTATTTTATATAATTTGAAGTCAAATATATAAAAATATTCTTCTAAAAAGTAAATGCTTTTATTTGAGTGAAATAGTTGTATTGTACTGAAGGATATTTAAAGAATTATTTTTTGGATTCTAAAAATACAGTTGGCTTGCTACGTCTTTCTCGAAAGGAATTACCATGAAATATTTCAATTGCCATTGTTGTGTTTGTTGAGCTTGTTTGCTTGTTGTTTTATCCCAAGGCGGATAAACACGAATAGCACGTTTGCCTTCTTTTAAAGCGGTTGAAAAAATGCCTTTTTCAATAAGTATTGATTTTGGAAATACAAATTGTCCAAAATGATTTTCGGTTTCGGTGTTGATAATCACTAAGTCGAAATTGTCTTCAATTGCAAAAGGAGCGATTGGACCTTTGGGGATTCTTTTCCATAAGGTAACGAATTGTCCTGTTTTTGTGGGAGTGATTTTAGCGGTTCTAAAAAGTGCTTTTTTCTCATTGAGCAATAGTTGACAAGGATTATAATCGGCACTTTCTTTTTCTAAAGAGATGCTTTTGATTTCTAAGCCTAATTTGTTAAAAACAAGTTCGTTAGTTTTATATAGGAAATTAGGAATAGCAATCATAGAGTAGTTTTATTTGTTTTGGTGCAGATTATAATTAAATCAATTCCTTCTTCAAGAACTTCGCTGTATAGCTTTTTTTATTATTTGCAATTTCTTCTGGGGTTCCTTTAGCGACAACAGTTCCTCCGCCTTTTCCACCTTCTGGGCCAATATCGATGATGTGATCAGCTAGTTTGATAACATCCATATTGTGTTCGATAATCAGGATGGTATTGCCTTTATCGACCAATTTATTAATCACTTCCATAAACACGCGAATATCCTCAAAATGTAATCCTGTAGTAGGTTCATCGAGGATATAAAAAGTATTTCCGGTATCTTTTTTAGATAATTCTCCAGCCAGTTTGATGCGTTGCGCTTCACCACCGGAAAGAGTAGTGCTTTGTTGACCTAATGTGATATAACCCAAACCAACATCTTGAAGTGTTTTTACTTTTCGGTGAATTTTTGGAATATTTTCAAAAAATGGAACGGCTTCATCAATTGTCATGTCTAATACATCCGAAATGGATTTGCCTTTGTATCGAATTTCGAGTGTTTCCCGATTGAAACGTTTTCCCTGACAGCTTTCACATTCGACATAAACATCAGGTAAAAAGTTCATTTCTATCGTTCGTACACCTGAACCCTGACAGGTTTCGCAACGACCTCCTTTGACATTAAAACTAAAACGACCCGCTTTGTAACCACGAATCATACTTTCGGAAGTCATGGTGAACAAATTCCTGATTTCGGTAAATACTTCGGTATAAGTCGCTGGATTGGAACGTGGCGTTCTACCTATCGGACTTTGGTCAATATCAATCACTTTGTCTATATGTTCGAGTCCTTCTATTTTTTTGTACGGCTGTGGTTTTTTTACACCATTGAAATAATAGGCATTCAAAATAGGGTAGAGTGTTTCGTTAATCAATGTTGATTTTCCGCTTCCGGAAACTCCGGTTACACAAATCATTTTCCCCAGAGGAATTTCAATCGAAACATTCTTTAAATTGTTCCCTGTAGCTCCGCTCAGTTTTAAAGATTTTCCATTCCCTTCACGACGTTTTTTCGGAATTTCGAACTTCATTTTTCCATTGAGATACTGTGCTGTAATAGTATTGGATTTCAATGTTTCAGTTGGTGTTCCCTTGCTGATAATTTCGCCTCCGTATTTTCCTGCTTTCGGACCAATATCAATCACATAATCGGCGCGTTCTATCATGTCTTTATCGTGTTCGACAACGATTACCGAGTTCCCAATATCACGTAATTGCTCCAAAGAATGAATCAGTTTTTCATTGTCTCTTTGGTGTAAACCAATACTTGGTTCGTCCAAAATATAAAGCACACCAACGAGCTGCGAACCAATTTGAGTTGCCAGTCGGATACGTTGCGCTTCACCACCGGAAAGTGATTTTGAGCTTCGGCTTAACGCCAAATAATCTAAACCAACATTCATTAAGAAGTCTAATCTATCCTTAATTTCTTTGATTACTTCAGAAGCGATACGTTTTTGTTTATCAGATAAATGCGAATTTAAATCATGAAACCATTTCGTTAAATCTGAAATATCCATATTGCATAATTCGCTGATATTTTTTTCATCGATTTTAAAAAACAGAGCTTCTTTTTTTAAACGCGAACCTTCGCAAACAGGACATTCGAGTTCGTCCATGAATTCCTTTGCCCATCGTTTAATAGTTGTTGAACCACTTTCGTCGTGTTGGTTTTTAATGAAATTGGCAATTCCCTCAAAATCGATTTTATAATCACGGGCAACACCTAAATCTTTAGAATTGATCGTGAATTTTTCTTTTCCGCCATTCAGAATCATTTCCATGGCTTCTTCTGAAATGGTTTCTATCGCATCGGTAATTTTAAAATCATATTTCTGTCCAATGATTTCTAATTGTTTAAAAATCCAGGAAGATTTGTATTCGCCTAAAGGTAAAAATCCGCCAGCTTTTATTGATAATTTTGGATTTGGAATAATCTTTTTGACATTGATTTCGTTTACAGTTCCCAGTCCGTTACAATGTTCGCAGGCTCCTTTTGGGGAATTAAAAGAAAACAAATTAGGTTCCGGATTTTGGTATGAGATTCCAGTCGAGGGACACATTAAATTCCTA
Protein-coding sequences here:
- a CDS encoding gluzincin family metallopeptidase, with amino-acid sequence MNTIAKIWLLLLVVITTANNSIAQHYNKVIAEVDTETHLLNIEQKIIFHNTSADSISEIILNDWINAYSDVKTPLAERFSDEFYRGFHLAKEEERGKTSNISILNNELLPLFWKRPEKNPDLIVVQLAQKLAPNQKITLQLRYKVKIPSSKFTKFGYDEFGNINLKDWFLTPALYTNQTFVQYSNENLDDIANAVSDFDIELKVAEGFTINTDLDTVEEISNNDYSIYKLNGKNRVNFSLFIEPKSTFTNFKSESFEVITNLDGDKITPFAQAEAIDCVVRFVKKLVGDYPFKKILISQTDYERNPFYGLNQLPSFIRPFTDEFTYELKFLKTYLNVYLNNSLFIDNRKESWVHDGIQIYTMMKYIEENYPNTKMMGNVSTFKLLKSFNLINLDFNEQYSYFYMLMARKNLDQALGTPKNTLIKFNEQIASKYRAGLSLRFLNSYLENQAVSKSIYDFYSKNKGLQTTAIDFENKLKQQTNKDIDWFFNTVIYSRNLIDYKFNKVTKTADSIQFTLKNKTGINVPVPVYGVKGKEIVFKKWLEPAPKDSIFNIERSNASKIVLNYKNEVPEYNLRNNWKSLKSFFPNNRPVKFVFMKDLEDPYYNQILYVPTLEYNLYDGLIPGMRLHNKTILEKPFIFDINPAYSTNAKTISGSGFFSINQNYRNSRLYNVKYNMSASYFHYAPDASYTKLNPNIQIRIRENDFRDNRKQLIYLRQVLVNREKSAIVTNDLTTENYSVFNAKYFNTKTEITKHFNFIGDFQVASNFGKLAGEIEFRKLFENNQQFNLRVYAGKFLYNNTNSDFFSFALDRPTDYLFDYGYYGRSESSGFFSQQLIVAEGGFKSKLKTPYANQWMSTINASYKLWNWIEVYGDAGLLKNKFQKETFLFDSGIRLNLVPDYFEMYLPVYSSNGWEISQNNYNEKIRFIITLSPKSLINLFNRKWF
- a CDS encoding LOG family protein — its product is MRLEDFDNDEEKIIQNSLKQKTWNEIRTNDSWAIFKIMSEFVNGYENMGRIGPCVSIFGSARTKADDKYYQLAEKIAFKISKAGYGVITGGGPGIMEAGNKGAHLGGGTSVGLNIELPFEQHFNPYIDHDKNLNFDYFFVRKVMFVKYSQGFVVMPGGFGTLDEMFEAITLIQTKKIARFPIILVGSSYWSGLIDWIKAVLVEQEKTVSPEDLHLIKIVDHEDEVVEVLDNFYKKYTLKPNF
- a CDS encoding alpha/beta hydrolase, which translates into the protein MNKIKFSLFFLFLLKSLFVLSQVPKEIPLFPNGIKDNPIVHEQKESYVDSLVKPGSLSQKNRVFSNISEPAYMIFPASESNNKHIATIIFPGGGFVTNWVDKEGTDLALWLSNQGITCMVVKYRTNKKDANGKFIIPMEKVYFEELKKDVNASVMTMTGLADKLKFDKDKIGVLGFSAGGFISEWLTFTTVSEKMPWKPAFVGLIYAGDKIKLLENVKDKSTLPPFFMAIARDDKKWTLKRALPFLSAVVAEVDKSELHVYSKGDHGFGLAYNEGHSVEMWKNSFYNWLLDIYEK
- a CDS encoding MepB family protein, with protein sequence MIAIPNFLYKTNELVFNKLGLEIKSISLEKESADYNPCQLLLNEKKALFRTAKITPTKTGQFVTLWKRIPKGPIAPFAIEDNFDLVIINTETENHFGQFVFPKSILIEKGIFSTALKEGKRAIRVYPPWDKTTSKQAQQTQQWQLKYFMVIPFEKDVASQLYF
- the uvrA gene encoding excinuclease ABC subunit UvrA, with the translated sequence MLDKDNTIEVLGARVHNLKNIDISIPREKLVVITGLSGSGKSSLAFDTIYAEGQRRYVETFSAYARQFLGGLERPDVDKIDGLSPVIAIEQKTTSKSPRSTVGTITEIYDFLRLLYARGADAYSYNTGEKMVSYSDEQIKDLIIQDFTNKRINILAPVIRARKGHYGELFQQITKQGFLKVRVNGDILDITPGMKLDRYKTHDIEIVIDRIVVDSSPDNEKRLSESINTAMHHGENVLMVLDQDTKEVRYFSRNLMCPSTGISYQNPEPNLFSFNSPKGACEHCNGLGTVNEINVKKIIPNPKLSIKAGGFLPLGEYKSSWIFKQLEIIGQKYDFKITDAIETISEEAMEMILNGGKEKFTINSKDLGVARDYKIDFEGIANFIKNQHDESGSTTIKRWAKEFMDELECPVCEGSRLKKEALFFKIDEKNISELCNMDISDLTKWFHDLNSHLSDKQKRIASEVIKEIKDRLDFLMNVGLDYLALSRSSKSLSGGEAQRIRLATQIGSQLVGVLYILDEPSIGLHQRDNEKLIHSLEQLRDIGNSVIVVEHDKDMIERADYVIDIGPKAGKYGGEIISKGTPTETLKSNTITAQYLNGKMKFEIPKKRREGNGKSLKLSGATGNNLKNVSIEIPLGKMICVTGVSGSGKSTLINETLYPILNAYYFNGVKKPQPYKKIEGLEHIDKVIDIDQSPIGRTPRSNPATYTEVFTEIRNLFTMTSESMIRGYKAGRFSFNVKGGRCETCQGSGVRTIEMNFLPDVYVECESCQGKRFNRETLEIRYKGKSISDVLDMTIDEAVPFFENIPKIHRKVKTLQDVGLGYITLGQQSTTLSGGEAQRIKLAGELSKKDTGNTFYILDEPTTGLHFEDIRVFMEVINKLVDKGNTILIIEHNMDVIKLADHIIDIGPEGGKGGGTVVAKGTPEEIANNKKSYTAKFLKKELI